In one Fundulus heteroclitus isolate FHET01 chromosome 3, MU-UCD_Fhet_4.1, whole genome shotgun sequence genomic region, the following are encoded:
- the LOC105917276 gene encoding THAP domain-containing protein 10 isoform X1: MPTRCVLGGCSVAYKPSAGQKVSLHTWPKDQKVRKKWDKFVKETRKDWIAGNDKSVLCNSHFTSEDFEGYLQWSMGFKRKLELKPGAVPTIKPAKSSNIPSACASPTDHNAGPRGQPVGLPSERETSKSRAAKRRLATTKLNFQRECDVKPECQVMYVVRHVACQTDPPPDSPVTRSVGTQLTRKHHYRSTASQVKPMGRDCGVCTEPLDSPMLFLQPILVKRPSKRRRDSQEDVGEGTSEHVTASTAPRDKNSSV, encoded by the exons ATGCCTACTAGGTGCGTActtggtggctgtagtgtcgcttataagcctagtgcaggccagaaagtatcactacatacttggccgaagGATCAAAAGGTCCGGAAGAAATGGGAcaaattcgtaaaagaaacgcgaaaggactggatCGCCGGCaatgacaaaagtgttttatgcaattcacacttcacgagcgaggattttgaggggtacttacaatggagcatgggcttCAAAAGGAAGTTGGAGTTGAAGCCTGGCGCAGTACCAACAATCAAGCCAGCCAAATCGTCTAACATACCATCAGCCTGTGCCTCTCCCACGGATCATAATGCTGGACCACGTGGACAGCCTGTAGGCCTACCCTCTGAGCGTGAAACCTCCAAATCCAGAGCTGCTAAAAGACGCTTGGCAACAACAAAATTGAACTTTCAAAGG GAATGTGACGTGAAGCCAGAGTGTCAGGTGATGTACGTCGTCAGACACGTGGCGTGCCAGACAGACCCTCCACCTGATTCCCCCGTGACACGATCGGTCGGCACACAGCTGACCAGAAAACATCACTATCGAAGTACAG CTTCGCAGGTGAAACCGATGGGGCGAGATTGTGGCGTCTGCACAGAGCCCTTAGACAGTCCCATGCTGTTCCTACAACCAATACTGGTGAAAAGACCATCGAAGAGACGTCGAGACAGCCAGGAAGACGTGGGGGAAGGCACCTCGGAGCACGTCACCGCATCGACAGCGCCTCGGGACAAAAACAGTTCAGTGTGA
- the LOC118556312 gene encoding sister chromatid cohesion protein DCC1-like, translating into MRSLEEVQATLEIAKLKEEDLVPTVQCLSFGDNVSSADYCLMELDETLCRHIEAGDSLVIRGDKDEHAVLCSSDRTYDLKIADTSNLLLFVPGCRTPEQLTDSRGGSRVEHAQIWGFCNSYWELRKQRPKLKKLKKLLMENPYEGPSLGGQEENTENRYTMEDLLERIQASEEELKTHLETIHACQIEGYWRVLDFDYEMKLLGHVTQLVDSESWSFNKVSLQTSLEELAPLEPREMIEHCLNCYGKCYAENGEVFYALHEDKVCRGLALMLLQNAVKFNLREFQDVWQQSVPEGMSTRLEQLKGVALVDRTSRPETISLLRVDDLPEDTVERFNQLFSLREKWTEDDITPYIQDLCGEKQTTGALLTKYARSSMQNGIKVFNSRRPVAL; encoded by the exons ATGAGGAGCTTAGAGGAGGTGCAGGCCACGCTGGAGATCGCCAAACTGAAGGAGGAAGACTTGGTCCCGACGGTCCAGTGTCTGTCGTTCGGGGACAACGTCTCTTCTGCAGACTACTGCCTGATGGAGCTGGACGAAACGCTGTGCAGACACATAGAGGCTGGAGACAG TCTTGTGATTCGGGGCGATAAAGATGAGCATGCAGTGCTTTGCAGCAGCGACAGGACCTATGACCTGAAAATAGCCGACACGTCCaacctgctgctgtttgtgcCCGGCTGCAGGACGCCAGAGCAGCTGACCGACAGCCGGGGCGGCTCTCGCGTCGAGCACGCTCAG ATCTGGGGGTTCTGTAACAGTTACTGGGAGTTGAGGAAGCAGAGACCTAAACTGAAGAAGCTGAAGAAGCTTTTGATGGAGAATCCTTACGAAGGACCTTCATTAGGAGGACAAGAGGAGAACACAGAGAACAGG TACACAATGGAAGATCTATTGGAGAGGATTCAGGCCAGTGAGGAGGAATTAAAGACCCACTTGGAGACCATCCACGCCTGTCAGATCGAGG GATACTGGCGTGTGCTGGACTTTGACTACGAGATGAAGCTTCTCGGTCATGTGACCCAGCTGGTAGATTCTGAGTCTTGGTCCTTCAACAAGGTGTCCCTTCAAACcagtctggaggagctggctcCGCTGGAGCCCAG GGAGATGATTGAGCACTGTTTAAACTGCTACGGAAAGTGCTACGCCGAGAACG GCGAGGTGTTCTATGCATTGCATGAGGATAAGGTGTGTCGGGGCCTGGCGCTGATGCTGCTGCAGAACGCCGTCAAGTTCAACCTGAGGGAGTTTCAGGACGTCTGGCAGCAGAGTGTCCCAGAGGGCATGAGCACGAGACTGGAGCAGCTAAAG GGGGTCGCTCTGGTGGATCGGACCTCCCGCCCGGAAACCATCAGCCTGCTGCGGGTGGACGATCTCCCAGAGGACACAGTGGAGCGCTTCAATCAGCTCTTCTCGCTCAGAGAGAAGTGGACGGAGGATGACATCACGCCATACATACA AGACCTTTGTGGAGAGAAGCAGACGACCGGAGCCCTCCTGACCAAATACGCTCGATCATCAATGCAAAACGGAATCAAAGTCTTTAACTCCAGGAGACCTGTGGCTTTATGA
- the mrpl13 gene encoding 39S ribosomal protein L13, mitochondrial translates to MSSFSRSAQQWATFARSWFLIDARMQPPGKIATMCSVRLQGKHKPIYHSLSDCGDHVVVINTKHIAFSGNKWEQKVYSSHTGFPGGFKQVTAAQLHQKDPKAIVRLAVYGMLPRNLHRRTMMQRLHIFPEDELPDAIRANLTEELPQPRDIPRKLSEYTQEEIDAFPRLWIPPEDYKMK, encoded by the exons ATGTCAAGCTTTTCCAGATCTGCCCAG CAATGGGCCACCTTCGCCCGATCCTGGTTCCTCATCGATGCCAGGATGCAGCCTCCCGGCAAGATCGCGACCATGTGTTCTGTCAGATTACAGGGGAAGCACAAACCTATCTATCATTCTCTCA GTGACTGTGGTGATCATGTAGTGGTAATAAACACCAAACACATCGCCTTCTCTGGGAACAAATGGGAGCAGAAGGTCTACTCGTCACACACAGG GTTTCCTGGTGGGTTCAAACAAGTCACAGCCGCTCAGCTTCACCAAAAGGACCCAAAAGCG ATTGTGAGGTTAGCAGTTTATGGCATGCTGCCCCGAAATTTGCACCGGCGCACAATGATGCAACGACTGCACATCTTTCCTGAGGAT GAGTTGCCAGATGCCATCCGAGCCAACCTGACAGAGGAGCTTCCTCAGCCCAGAGACATCCCCAGGAAGCTGAGCGAGTATACCCAGGAGGAGATCGACGCCTTCCCCAGGCTGTGGATCCC aCCTGAAGACTACAAGATGAAATGA